One Romeriopsis navalis LEGE 11480 genomic window carries:
- a CDS encoding DUF3592 domain-containing protein, whose translation MATKFKFDWGNFLQGGLLLYAMASLLMFDPIKSLGIALYEFSWVPTTAIVTQAATRNKATFTYQYTVNNQVFQSQRYAIAPRRKTAIEAIREFELGQAVNIYYNPRNPQQAIVMKRKLAPIFILFRLLFGGIFAWMATGLTFFEDVGGLINYRMEKEDQAALKFGAQYQERLDEPVEQLVPEIIRHLPKALRRSLGKYLNQQKRQGGASYLRSKTGLPPKLCEQIMEQLEHERNQ comes from the coding sequence ATGGCGACTAAATTTAAGTTTGATTGGGGTAATTTCTTACAGGGAGGGCTATTGCTTTATGCCATGGCTAGTCTGTTAATGTTTGACCCAATAAAATCGCTAGGCATTGCCCTATATGAGTTTTCATGGGTGCCCACAACGGCGATCGTCACGCAAGCGGCAACACGGAATAAAGCAACTTTCACCTACCAATACACAGTCAATAATCAAGTATTTCAGAGTCAGCGCTACGCGATCGCCCCGCGGCGAAAGACAGCGATCGAGGCCATTCGCGAGTTTGAATTGGGGCAAGCGGTGAATATTTACTACAACCCCAGGAACCCACAGCAAGCGATCGTGATGAAACGGAAATTAGCGCCGATATTCATTTTATTTCGCCTGTTATTCGGGGGCATATTCGCTTGGATGGCAACGGGGCTGACTTTTTTCGAGGATGTGGGGGGATTAATCAATTACCGCATGGAGAAAGAAGACCAAGCCGCACTGAAGTTTGGCGCACAATACCAGGAGCGGCTGGATGAACCCGTGGAGCAGTTAGTTCCAGAAATCATCCGACATCTGCCCAAAGCACTGAGGCGATCGCTGGGTAAATACCTGAACCAGCAGAAACGCCAGGGTGGAGCAAGCTATCTACGCTCAAAGACTGGTTTACCACCCAAACTATGTGAGCAGATCATGGAGCAGCTTGAGCATGAGCGCAACCAATAA
- a CDS encoding acyltransferase family protein, with protein sequence MGQRVRYLDNLRATATILLLPYHAARIFDWVPYYLKAARLDGFELFCRFVDVWFMPLFFVIAGAAASFSLRQRSATQFIFERLQRLMPPFILVGLFLMPLNGYFAYRHQKQAQLSFLQYLPTFLELDPKDLAGFNGGFAFGHLWFLLYLMAFSILMIVLRFCVFQPLSKQLGKAPQSIIVMGFTLGVPLLLSAARSLRWAYPSLVYFAPFYGLGFVLFQTKSQRIVFQYFGPFLGGLGMISMPIVLGLRFWQPELSGDIWYESLRSLNAFFWTIGLLYLGEKFFDRTSRILDWVNQYGLSVYVLHIPIMTGIGYLTLPHIKNAFLAWLVISLLSTIATLLGAVLVNQTWLNMRLWLAHQSRWYR encoded by the coding sequence ATGGGACAACGCGTTCGATATTTAGATAATCTGCGAGCAACAGCAACAATCTTGCTACTGCCGTATCATGCAGCGCGCATCTTCGACTGGGTACCGTATTACCTCAAAGCCGCTAGACTGGATGGCTTTGAGCTATTTTGCCGATTTGTTGATGTTTGGTTTATGCCGTTATTCTTTGTGATTGCGGGGGCGGCAGCGAGCTTTTCACTACGCCAGCGATCGGCCACGCAATTTATCTTCGAACGGTTACAGCGGCTAATGCCGCCGTTTATTTTGGTCGGTCTGTTTTTGATGCCACTGAATGGCTATTTTGCTTACCGGCATCAGAAGCAAGCGCAACTGAGTTTTTTGCAGTACTTGCCAACGTTTCTCGAACTTGACCCCAAGGATTTAGCTGGGTTTAACGGTGGATTTGCATTTGGTCATCTCTGGTTTTTACTATACTTGATGGCATTTTCGATTTTGATGATTGTGCTACGCTTCTGCGTATTTCAGCCTTTATCCAAGCAATTGGGAAAAGCCCCCCAGTCGATTATCGTCATGGGTTTTACCCTAGGCGTTCCGCTGCTACTGAGTGCAGCGCGGAGTCTGCGTTGGGCTTATCCGAGCTTGGTGTATTTCGCCCCATTTTATGGTTTGGGCTTTGTCTTATTTCAAACCAAATCACAGCGGATAGTATTTCAATACTTTGGGCCATTTCTAGGGGGATTAGGGATGATTAGTATGCCGATAGTCTTGGGACTACGGTTTTGGCAGCCGGAACTATCGGGGGATATTTGGTATGAGAGCCTACGGTCGTTGAATGCGTTTTTTTGGACGATCGGACTGTTGTATTTGGGAGAAAAGTTTTTCGATCGAACCTCCCGAATTTTAGATTGGGTAAATCAGTACGGATTATCCGTATATGTCCTGCATATCCCAATCATGACGGGCATTGGCTATCTCACACTGCCTCACATCAAGAATGCATTTCTCGCTTGGTTAGTCATTAGCCTATTAAGTACAATTGCAACGCTGTTAGGTGCTGTTTTGGTCAATCAGACTTGGCTGAATATGCGGCTGTGGCTAGCCCACCAATCAAGATGGTATCGATAA
- a CDS encoding YeeE/YedE family protein produces the protein MAEFNWVTGLLGGVLIGLSSTLMLAFNGRITGISGILNGAARIDRTTNAARSEVWRWYFLAGMLLGGLLYEFGIATQPTPRSTFAPVAMLIGGLLVGFGTRMGNGCTSGHGVCGLGRLSVRSFVAVCTFLSTAILTVFVLRHGLLAIVK, from the coding sequence ATGGCCGAGTTTAATTGGGTAACGGGTTTGTTGGGGGGTGTTTTAATCGGCCTCAGTAGCACCTTGATGTTGGCCTTCAATGGTCGGATTACGGGGATAAGCGGTATTTTGAATGGGGCAGCCAGGATTGATCGCACCACCAATGCGGCTCGATCAGAAGTCTGGCGCTGGTATTTTCTGGCGGGCATGCTGCTCGGGGGATTGCTATATGAATTTGGCATCGCGACGCAACCGACCCCCCGCTCGACCTTTGCGCCCGTTGCGATGTTAATCGGCGGTTTGCTGGTTGGCTTTGGTACGCGGATGGGAAATGGCTGTACCAGTGGCCACGGTGTCTGTGGTTTAGGTCGCTTGTCCGTACGATCGTTTGTTGCCGTTTGTACCTTTTTGTCCACTGCCATATTGACAGTCTTTGTCTTGCGACATGGCCTGTTGGCGATCGTTAAATAA
- a CDS encoding DUF6691 family protein yields the protein MNQNLVALFTGVLFSIGLGLSQMVDRDRVLGFLDVAGTWDPTLLFVLGGAVSVTVIAFRFVLRRSQPIFANEFRLPTRRDIDRPLILGAVIFGIGWGISGYCPGPGITALVLGVWNPVLFLGAFIVGSLAHRWYQSRTAGLAESDRPKDTVR from the coding sequence ATGAACCAGAATTTAGTTGCGTTGTTCACGGGTGTTTTATTCAGCATTGGCTTGGGCCTATCGCAAATGGTCGATCGCGATCGGGTACTCGGTTTCCTCGATGTTGCGGGCACTTGGGACCCAACCTTATTGTTTGTACTCGGTGGGGCCGTTTCCGTCACGGTGATTGCTTTTCGGTTTGTGCTGCGTCGCAGTCAGCCGATCTTTGCTAATGAATTTCGGTTGCCCACGCGCCGAGATATCGATCGTCCCTTAATCCTCGGTGCTGTGATTTTTGGGATTGGTTGGGGAATTTCGGGATATTGTCCGGGGCCAGGAATTACCGCATTGGTCTTGGGCGTTTGGAATCCAGTGCTATTTCTGGGTGCGTTTATCGTCGGTTCCTTGGCGCATCGCTGGTATCAAAGCCGGACAGCTGGTCTTGCTGAGTCCGATCGGCCCAAGGACACTGTGAGATAG